In one window of Mercurialis annua linkage group LG4, ddMerAnnu1.2, whole genome shotgun sequence DNA:
- the LOC126679484 gene encoding uncharacterized protein At4g04775-like, translated as MAEGFSEEDYVDGFPVCNVPKCKCGLEAKVMVCWTEKHPGRRFFRCPNAKMRVNRCPFFMWYDEEYAPHLKHMLYTMKRSNGELQKEGEKLRGDVFELKHLIDRASIIDAIEVEDELLKAANKIEGMELELTDLYAANRGLQMEIRELKNELTAARIRENNRGTEGL; from the exons ATGGCCGAAGGATTTTCAGAAGAGGATTATGTAGATGGATTCCCTGTGTGCAATGTTCCTAAATGCAAATGCGGATTGGAGGCGAAGGTCATGGTGTGTTGGACTGAAAAGCATCCTGGGAGGCGATTCTTTCGATGTCCAAATGCTAAG ATGCGGGTGAATCGATGCCCCTTCTTCATGTGGTATGACGAGGAATATGCTCCTCACCTGAAGCACATGTTGTATACTATGAAGAGATCAAATGGAGAGCTACAGAAAGAAGGGGAAAAGCTCAGAGGAGATGTATTCGAGCTGAAGCATTTGATTGACAGAGCAAGTATAATTGATGCAATTGAAGTGGAGGACGAGCTTCTTAAAGCTGCTAACAAAATTGAGGGGATGGAGCTGGAGCTAACAGACTTGTATGCTGCAAATAGGGGACTGCAGATGGAGATTAGAGAATTGAAGAATGAACTCACAGCTGCTCGGATTAGAGAAAATAATAGGGGAACTGAAGGCTTATAA
- the LOC126678818 gene encoding uncharacterized protein LOC126678818 has translation MYYWRQPELDYHRGIKPLEHDRDVEEMARAALKEGVVDVYVRYLTSDDVHNLVPESGPKLELKEIEEDGPFEPVEDGPVEAVEDAAGVEEGPGDELLLLEWYGTEDEGQVEALEVEIAAAEGPSDVAEGPEEGCSKKQKNK, from the coding sequence ATGTATTATTGGAGGCAGCCAGAGTTGGACTATCATCGAGGGATAAAACCTCTTGAACATGATAGAGATGTTGAGGAGATGGCAAGGGCTGCACTAAAAGAAGGTGTGGTTGATGTCTACGTTCGATATTTAACCTCTGATGATGTGCATAATTTGGTGCCTGAGAGTGGACCCAAGTTAGAAttgaaagaaattgaagaagatggtccATTTGAGCCAGTTGAAGATGGTCCAGTGGAGGCAGTTGAAGATGCCGCGGGAGTTGAAGAAGGTCCAGGTGATGAATTATTGTTGCTAGAGTGGTACGGCACTGAAGATGAGGGCCAAGTAGAAGCCTTGGAAGTGGAGATTGCTGCTGCTGAAGGCCCATCTGATGTGGCTGAAGGTCCAGAAGAAGGGTGCAGCAAAAAACagaagaacaaataa